From a single Anoplolepis gracilipes chromosome 3, ASM4749672v1, whole genome shotgun sequence genomic region:
- the LOC140663408 gene encoding G-protein coupled receptor Mth2-like — MCGKSFTFWYCSFLLILVVASLSKSQQTNQNSISNTEENKNFTIQYELVADSTTNYDETKALQYDLYKKSTNSTHDIQYNDVQTESSTNSTSNSREDNDSLSVQYDLVTFSTQSHEDDKQMSMEPRTNSTNGNQKENVIAKEINENLMNVKDKNETNIVPYEMCKNDDCVKLCCPLGHRLDDQDDRCIPDNIKYTFPNVYTNNSLQSEKRVDELFQMSVYDPCQTHDHRFLLPYGYQYDFKIYTNGSLYLSYYKRFIKWSSYCFAVIDGDKVEVTICSKTADEVTGKDTKSIESIKIIYVSFHIVSVLFLVSIFLIYSILPALQNVHGFMLRNYSGALAVAYIIDIVNILVKANGVEYPICLTIAFFNYLCFLTSFLWLTIMSFDMWWTFRGLFSLQKNIKQREKNKLVFYAIYAWGLPFIFATTSIIMDYFSEYLPEILRPEFRTGDCWFAHKGSFALYYYGLKSVCIISSICLSISTAVKIARYEKDTGRRLTDSESKQYNDNKKWFNLYLKLFILLFIVMGIKWSMMTISWLSQTISLYNSYAINLVDIIQNLCTFIIFVWKKKIKRMLLKRFGCGGFVETQSTNATSMLNSTTSTTGGESLAMQKKSSCGQKNCHAKGNPFDGTDL, encoded by the exons ATGTGTGGAAAAAGTTTCACGTTTTGGTATTGCTCGTTTCTTCTGATATTGGTCGTTGCTTCGTTGTCGAAGTCCCAGCAAACAAACCAAAATTCCATAAGCAACAcagaggaaaataaaaatttcacgatACAATACGAGCTAGTCGCGGACTCTACAACAAATTATGACGAAACGAAAGCGCTGCAATATGATTTGTACAAAAAGTCTACCAACAGTACGCACGATATACAATACAATGATGTACAGACTGAATCTTCCACCAACTCCACGAGCAACAGTCGTGAAGATAatgactcattgtcagtacaGTATGACTTGGTTACGTTTTCCACGCAGAGTCATGAAGATGATAAACAAATGTCGATGGAACCTCGCACAAATTCAACAAATGGCaatcaaaaagaaaatgttatagcaaaggaaattaatgaaaatttgatgAATGTTAAAGACAAGAACGAAACTAACATTGTTCCATACGAAATGTGCAAAAATGATGATTGCGTTAAGCTCTGCTGTCCTCTTGGCCATCGTCTTGATGATCAAGATGACAGATGCATTCcggataatattaaatataccttCCCAAACGTATACACGAATAATTCGTTGCAGAGCGAGAAGAGAGTGGACGAATTGTTTCAGATGAGCGTCTACGATCCGTGTCAAACACATGATCATCGCTTCTTGCTGCCGTATGGTTATCAGTACGATTTTAAGATCTATACCAACGgttctctttatttatcttattataaaagatttatcaaatGGTCATCATATTGTTTCGCTGTCATAGACGGGGATAAGGTCGAAGTAACCATTTGTTCAAAGACTGCTGACGAAGTAACGGGTAAAGACACTAAGTCGATTGAAagcataaaaatcatatatgtgAGCTTTCATATAGTGTCTGTACTATTTTTGGTGTCCATATTTCTGATATATTCCATATTGCCAGCGCTCCAAAACGTACATGGCTTTATGTTACGTAATTACAGCGGTGCCTTGGCTGTcgcatatataattgatattgtaaatattctaGTCAAAGCGAATGGTGTAGAGTATCCCATCTGCCTTACAATCG caTTCTTCaactatttatgttttttgacAAGCTTTCTGTGGCTAACTATAATGAGTTTCGATATGTGGTGGACTTTTAG AGGATTGTTTtcgttgcaaaaaaatatcaagcaaagagaaaaaaacaaattggtattttatgcaatttatgcGTGGGGTTTACCTTTTATCTTCGCTACTACCTCTATTATTATGGATTATTTTTCCGAATATTTGCCGGAAATTTTGAGACCGGAATTTCGCACAGGAGATTGCTGGTTTGCAC ATAAGGGATCGTTTGCGTTGTATTATTATGGGTTAAAAAGTGTTTGCATCATTAGTAGCATTTGTTTATCCATCTCTACGGCAGTGAAGATCGCGCGCTACGAAAAGGATACAGGCCGCCGTTTGACAGATTCCGAGAGCAAACAATATAATGACAATAAGAAATG GTTTAATCTATATCTGAAGTTATTTATCCTATTGTTTATTGTGATGGGCATAAAGTGGTCCATGATGACAATCTCATGGTTGTCTCAAACTATATCACTTTACAATTCATATGCTATTAATTTGGTGGATATTATACAGAATCTCTGCACCTTTATCATATTTgtatggaaaaagaaaatcaagcGAATGTTACTAAAGCGATTTGGCTGCGGTGGATTTGTAGAAACTCAATCGACAAATGCAACATCGATGTTAAATTCGACGACCTCTACTACGGGAGGAGAGAGTTTAGCTATGCAGAAAAAGAGTTCTTGCGGACAAAAGAACTGTCACGCGAAAGGGAATCCGTTTGACGGGACAGAcctataa